In the Acidobacteriota bacterium genome, one interval contains:
- a CDS encoding ATP-dependent Clp protease adaptor ClpS: MARTEWEGGLATEKKSSVRKPRAYHVVIHNDNYTTMDFVVQVLETVFHHPPAAAVQIMLQVHHQGQGIAGTYTRDIAETRRQEAEQWARSREFPLKLTVEPA; the protein is encoded by the coding sequence ATGGCCAGGACCGAGTGGGAAGGCGGGTTGGCGACCGAAAAGAAGTCGTCGGTCCGCAAGCCGCGGGCCTACCACGTGGTGATCCACAACGACAACTACACCACCATGGACTTCGTGGTGCAGGTGCTCGAGACGGTCTTTCACCACCCCCCCGCCGCGGCGGTGCAGATCATGCTGCAGGTGCACCACCAGGGCCAGGGGATCGCCGGGACCTACACCCGCGACATCGCCGAGACGCGCCGCCAGGAGGCCGAGCAATGGGCGCGCTCGCGGGAGTTCCCCCTCAAGCTGACGGTGGAGCCCGCCTGA
- the clpA gene encoding ATP-dependent Clp protease ATP-binding subunit ClpA, producing MGQSELEFAIQAAIREAFTRGHEFVTVEHLLYALLYEPTAREVLLHCGADLKEMQVDLEEYFEKDVPRLPRKKSQEPKQTLGFRRVLERAVVQVQSSARTEEINGGDILVSIRSERESHAAWVLDKQGISRVDLLNYIAHGVSKVDDDDLGDGATPGADDDEEVEAAPKKPLKQFMVNLTELAREGKLDPLIGRRAELSRIMQVLCRRTKNNPVLVGDAGVGKSAIVEGLAQTIAAGDVPEPLEGSELYMLDLGSLLAGTKFRGQFEERMKASLDALKKLKRPILFIDEIHMIVGAGSASGSSMDVSNMLKPVLQAGEIRCLGATTHEDYRRHLERDHALVRRLQKIDIPESSVADTVEVLRGLRERYEGHHGVRFTDPALQAAAELSDRYVNERWLPDKAIDVIDEAGAANRMRKPAERLERIDRPQIERVVAQVANVPDLQAGRSETERLAVLETELRGVVFGQDDAVRAVAEAVKLSRAGLAPPDQPVGAFLFVGPTGVGKTELARQLAAVLGIGFLRYDMSEYMEKHTVSRLIGAPPGYVGYDQGGILTSAIRKTPRSVLLLDEIEKAHPDLFDILLQVMDHAALTDNTGRSSDFRNVILIMTSNAGTRDLSRKGIGFGGLPGAGAGMKEVERLFSPEFRNRLTGIVRFGRLDPAVMERIVEKFTRQLAEQLEPKGVTVTLRPEAVRWFAGKGYDPVYGARPLKRLIQDRLHRRLADEILFGRLSRGGAVTVTVEGDEPGLEIVSPPPENSATCEGAARPER from the coding sequence ATGGGACAGTCCGAGCTGGAATTCGCCATCCAGGCCGCCATCCGGGAGGCTTTCACCCGGGGCCACGAGTTCGTGACCGTGGAGCACCTGCTCTACGCCCTCCTCTACGAGCCCACCGCCCGGGAGGTCCTGCTCCACTGCGGGGCCGATCTGAAGGAGATGCAGGTCGACCTGGAGGAGTATTTCGAGAAGGACGTCCCCCGGCTGCCCAGGAAAAAGAGCCAGGAGCCGAAGCAGACCCTGGGGTTCCGCCGCGTCCTGGAGCGGGCGGTGGTGCAGGTCCAGTCCAGCGCCCGCACCGAGGAGATCAACGGGGGCGACATCCTGGTTTCCATCCGCTCGGAGCGCGAGTCCCACGCCGCCTGGGTCCTGGACAAGCAGGGGATCAGCCGGGTCGACCTCCTCAACTACATCGCCCACGGGGTCTCGAAGGTGGACGACGACGACCTCGGGGACGGCGCAACGCCGGGGGCCGACGACGACGAGGAGGTCGAGGCGGCCCCGAAGAAGCCCCTGAAGCAGTTCATGGTCAACCTCACGGAACTGGCGCGCGAGGGGAAGCTCGACCCCCTGATCGGCCGTCGCGCGGAGCTGAGCCGCATCATGCAGGTCCTCTGCCGGCGAACCAAGAACAACCCCGTGCTGGTGGGCGACGCCGGTGTCGGCAAGTCGGCCATCGTGGAGGGGCTGGCCCAGACCATCGCGGCGGGCGACGTCCCGGAGCCCCTGGAGGGGAGCGAACTCTACATGCTGGACCTGGGCTCCCTGCTGGCGGGGACCAAGTTCCGGGGCCAGTTCGAGGAGCGGATGAAGGCGTCCCTGGACGCCCTGAAGAAACTGAAACGGCCCATCCTCTTCATCGACGAGATCCACATGATCGTGGGGGCGGGGTCGGCCTCGGGCAGCTCCATGGACGTCTCCAACATGCTCAAGCCGGTGCTCCAGGCGGGGGAGATCCGCTGCCTGGGCGCCACCACCCACGAGGACTACCGGCGGCACCTTGAGCGCGACCACGCGCTGGTGCGCCGCCTGCAGAAGATCGACATCCCCGAGTCCTCCGTCGCCGACACCGTGGAGGTCCTCCGCGGCCTGCGGGAGCGCTACGAGGGGCACCACGGCGTCCGCTTCACCGACCCGGCGCTCCAGGCGGCCGCCGAACTGTCGGACCGTTACGTCAACGAGCGGTGGCTCCCCGACAAGGCCATCGACGTCATCGACGAGGCGGGGGCCGCCAACCGGATGCGCAAGCCCGCGGAGCGCCTGGAGCGGATCGATCGGCCCCAGATCGAGCGGGTGGTGGCGCAGGTCGCCAACGTCCCCGACCTCCAGGCGGGGCGGAGCGAGACGGAACGCCTGGCGGTGCTGGAAACGGAGCTGCGGGGGGTGGTGTTCGGCCAGGACGACGCCGTCCGGGCCGTGGCGGAGGCGGTGAAGCTCTCCCGGGCGGGACTGGCGCCCCCGGACCAGCCCGTGGGCGCCTTCCTCTTCGTCGGGCCCACGGGGGTGGGCAAGACGGAACTGGCCCGGCAGCTGGCCGCGGTGCTGGGGATCGGCTTTTTACGCTACGACATGAGCGAGTACATGGAGAAGCACACCGTGTCGCGGCTGATCGGTGCGCCGCCGGGTTACGTCGGGTACGACCAGGGCGGCATCCTGACCAGCGCCATCCGGAAGACGCCCCGGAGCGTGCTGCTCCTGGACGAGATCGAGAAGGCGCACCCCGACCTGTTCGACATCCTGCTCCAGGTCATGGACCACGCCGCCCTCACCGACAACACCGGCCGCTCGTCCGACTTCCGCAACGTCATCCTCATCATGACCAGCAACGCCGGCACGCGTGACCTCAGCCGGAAGGGGATCGGCTTCGGAGGGCTCCCCGGCGCCGGGGCCGGCATGAAGGAGGTGGAACGGCTCTTCAGCCCGGAATTCCGCAACCGGCTCACCGGCATCGTGCGCTTCGGGCGCCTGGACCCGGCCGTCATGGAGCGGATCGTGGAAAAGTTCACCCGGCAGCTGGCGGAACAGCTCGAGCCCAAGGGCGTCACGGTGACGCTTCGGCCCGAGGCCGTCCGGTGGTTCGCCGGGAAGGGTTACGACCCCGTCTACGGCGCCCGGCCCCTCAAGCGGCTAATCCAGGACCGGCTGCACCGCCGCCTGGCCGACGAGATCCTCTTCGGGAGGCTCTCCCGGGGCGGCGCCGTGACCGTGACCGTCGAGGGGGACGAGCCGGGCCTCGAGATCGTCTCCCCGCCCCCGGAGAATTCGGCGACGTGTGAGGGGGCCGCGCGCCCGGAGCGCTGA